The stretch of DNA TGCATTGTCCAACATCCAAGAGGCGAGGCAAATCTCCCAGAGTCCCAAGGTCCTTGTCAAAGAATCTGAATTTACCACAGGCCAAGGTTAGAACAATGGTGTCAGGGGGAGTCATTTCAACCAGTTCAGTGAAGTAGTTTCGTCCAGGCTTTGCACCATCACAGCCTCCAACCAGCAAAATGTGCCTAAGTTCTTTGGTTTTAACTGCATCAACAACTTTGTCAGCTACACTAAGGATGGCGTTTCGTGCAAATCCCACTATTACAGTTTTTCCGGGTTGATCTTCAGTGAAACCTTCCAGTTCTAGAGCTTTCTTTATTACTGGAGTGAAGTCTTTGTTTTCTATGTGGATTATATTTTCCCAGCCTACTAGACCAGTTGTGAAAATGTTGTCGGCATAACTTCCTGCAGGGCGTTGAAGACAGTTTGTGGTCATCAAGATTGCTCCGGGAAAAGCTTTGAATTCTTTTTGTTGGTTTTGCCACGCAGTTCCATAATGACCATAGAAATGAGAGTACTTCTTTAGTTCTGGATACCCGTGGGCGGGAAGCATTTCTCCATGAGTGTAGACGTTGATTCCTTTGCCTTCTGATTGTTTGAGAATTTCTTCCAAATCTTTCAGGTCATGACCCGAAACAAGAATAGCCTTGCCTTTTTTCGCGCCAAGAGGGACATTTGTTGGAACCGGATGACCATAAGTTCCCGTGTTTGCCGCATCTAGAAGTTCCATTGCACGCAAGTTGATTTTTCCACATTTCAAAACTAAGCCAACAAGATCATCGACAGTAAGAGAATTATTCAAAGTAGCTACAAGGGCTTCATATATGAAGGTGTACACTTCAGGATCATTTTGTCCCAGAATTTCGGCATGATCTGCGTATGCTGCTACTCCTTTGATTCCGTATGTCAGAATTTGTCTGAGGGACTGAATGGCTGGATCAAGTGCTGGATTAGAAAGTATTCCAACTGTTTTTCCTTGTTCAACCAACTGGGATACAGTGTCTTTCGGAATAAAATTTGCAACTTCATCATAAGAAATTATTAAACCACATTTTTTGATTTCCTGTTTTAGGGAGTCGCGTAATTGTGCAGTTTTTTTGATTAAGGTTTCAAAGCGGGAAGGGTCAAAATTTACGTTTGTTAAAGTTGAAAAAAGAGCTTTACAAGTAAATATGTCTGCTTCGTCAGTTGGTATATTTTGTTTTTTTGCTTCAAGGGCAACCTGTGAAAGACCCTTTAAAGCATAAACTAGAAGATCCTGCAGAGCAGCCACCTCTGGGCTTTTTCCACAAACCCCATGTTGGGTACAGCCTTTTTCGTTGGCAGTTTGTTCGCATTGGTAACAAAACATTTTTTGGTTTGACATGACACTCACACACTTTAATGAATAATTTTTCATATGTATTATCCTTCATATAAAATCTTTGGTTACACTAAGAGATTACATACGAGAACCAAAACAAATGGAAAAAAGGATAGACAACCAAAAAGAACTGCTTTGAACCGCGCTACAAGTACGCCTCAGACGCGTATCTGCGCATCATCCTATGACTGTTGAAATAGTAGGCAACTTTACCGATGGAATTTTTCATCAATTTTATCCACTCATCCCTGTTCTTATAAAAAGTGGGAATGATCAAGTAATCCAATTTATCATAAAGCTGAGTTATTTCAAGGCGCCTTCGTTCTGCATCATCCATTTCTTCTTTTGGCGAGGGACCAATAGCCCACCCAGTTACACCTTCGATGCACCCTTCTACCCACCAACCGTCCAAAACACTGAAGTTAATTACCCCATTATGGGCCGCTTTCATTCCACTTGTTCCAGAAGCCTCAAAAGGAGGAATTGGCGTGTTCAACCAAACGTCCACGCCAGAGGTATACATAGAAGCCATTTCAAGCCCATAATTTTCCAAATAAACAATTTTCATTGTGTCATTGAGTTTTTCCTTAAGGTCATTAATTTCTTCAATTAACCGTTTTCCCATCCAGTCTTTTGGGTGAGCTTTTCCAGCAAAAACTACTTGAATTTTTCCAATTTTGTTGATTTCTTCCAAGCGCTTTAGGTTAGAAAACAGTAAAGTTGCACGTTTATATCCCGTAAATCTGCGAGCAAAACCTAAAGTAAGAACGTCAGGATTTAATTGAACCCCTGAGTGCTCACGGACATATCGTATCAAATTTTCTTTTGCTTCCACATGGGCACGCCAGATTTCTTCGTCGGGTATGCTGTCTACTCTAACCAAAAGTTCAGGTTCATTTGCCCATCCAGGCAAATACTTGTCAAAAAGAGTTCTGAAGCATTTGCAAGTCCAACTAAAGGAATGAACTCCGTTAGTAATAGCAGAAATGTTGTATCCGGGAAAAAGGGTTAGAGAAAATTCTGTGTGTCGTTTTGCAACTCCATTCACATATTTACTAGTGTTAAGTGCTAAACGAGTCATGTTTAGTTGATCGTTGCCAGCAAGTTTTTTTAGGGTTTCAATAGAAACCAAATCGCCGAGCATATTTTGGATAAGCTCATAAGAGAATTTGTCATGTCCCGCCTCCACTGGAGTGTGGGTCGTGAATATGCAAAGGTCTCGGACGTTGTCAATCTCTTTGCCGTTTTCCGCAAGTAACTGAAGGGTCAATAGACTTGAATGCCCCTCGTTCATGTGATATTTTCCAACATTAAAGCCCGCGGCAGCAAGCATTTTTACGCCACCCACTCCCAAAATGATTTCCTGTTTTAAGCGATATTCCCTATCGCCTCCATACAAAAAGGAAGTTATTTCCCGATCTTCCGGGGCATTGCCTTCAACGTCGGTGTCAAGAAACAAAACAGAAACCAAGCCACCTGAAGGGCTTTGATAGTCGTACATCCAAGCTTTGACTTTAACTGTTCGGTTTTGAATTTTTACTTCAACGTGAGCAGGTATTTCAGTCATTACCGCAAAAGGTGTCCAATCGTCTGGGTGCTCAATTTGTTTTCCATCTTTGATTTCTTGTTTTAAGTATCCTTTTCGACTAACAAGGGTTACTCCAACTAAAGGAATCTTAAGATCAGCACTGGATTTGATAACATCTCCGGCGAGAACGCCTAATCCTCCGCTGTAGGTGTGAATGTTTTGGTCTAAACCTATTTCCATAGAAAAATATGCAATTTTTTTTCCTCGTAAAAATGAGCGCTTACAGTATTCTCCGCAAAAATAGTATGTTCGACCCCGCACTTCCGCCTTGAACTCATCTTTAGGTTCAATCAAAGGCAATCCACAAACGGGGTCTCTTAACATTTTTTTCACGGCCACCTATAATTAATTTAAGATGTATCATAGTCACTTTTTCTGCTTCTTTAAGGTTA from Candidatus Bathyarchaeum sp. encodes:
- the hcp gene encoding hydroxylamine reductase, encoding MFCYQCEQTANEKGCTQHGVCGKSPEVAALQDLLVYALKGLSQVALEAKKQNIPTDEADIFTCKALFSTLTNVNFDPSRFETLIKKTAQLRDSLKQEIKKCGLIISYDEVANFIPKDTVSQLVEQGKTVGILSNPALDPAIQSLRQILTYGIKGVAAYADHAEILGQNDPEVYTFIYEALVATLNNSLTVDDLVGLVLKCGKINLRAMELLDAANTGTYGHPVPTNVPLGAKKGKAILVSGHDLKDLEEILKQSEGKGINVYTHGEMLPAHGYPELKKYSHFYGHYGTAWQNQQKEFKAFPGAILMTTNCLQRPAGSYADNIFTTGLVGWENIIHIENKDFTPVIKKALELEGFTEDQPGKTVIVGFARNAILSVADKVVDAVKTKELRHILLVGGCDGAKPGRNYFTELVEMTPPDTIVLTLACGKFRFFDKDLGTLGDLPRLLDVGQCNDAYSAIKVAVALAEVFGVGVNELPLSMVLSWYEQKAVAILLTLLYLGIKNIRLGPSLPAFITPNVLDVLVKNFNIMPTTTAEKDLKAILG
- the glgP gene encoding alpha-glucan family phosphorylase, which translates into the protein MLRDPVCGLPLIEPKDEFKAEVRGRTYYFCGEYCKRSFLRGKKIAYFSMEIGLDQNIHTYSGGLGVLAGDVIKSSADLKIPLVGVTLVSRKGYLKQEIKDGKQIEHPDDWTPFAVMTEIPAHVEVKIQNRTVKVKAWMYDYQSPSGGLVSVLFLDTDVEGNAPEDREITSFLYGGDREYRLKQEIILGVGGVKMLAAAGFNVGKYHMNEGHSSLLTLQLLAENGKEIDNVRDLCIFTTHTPVEAGHDKFSYELIQNMLGDLVSIETLKKLAGNDQLNMTRLALNTSKYVNGVAKRHTEFSLTLFPGYNISAITNGVHSFSWTCKCFRTLFDKYLPGWANEPELLVRVDSIPDEEIWRAHVEAKENLIRYVREHSGVQLNPDVLTLGFARRFTGYKRATLLFSNLKRLEEINKIGKIQVVFAGKAHPKDWMGKRLIEEINDLKEKLNDTMKIVYLENYGLEMASMYTSGVDVWLNTPIPPFEASGTSGMKAAHNGVINFSVLDGWWVEGCIEGVTGWAIGPSPKEEMDDAERRRLEITQLYDKLDYLIIPTFYKNRDEWIKLMKNSIGKVAYYFNSHRMMRRYASEAYL